One stretch of Campylobacter sp. CCS1377 DNA includes these proteins:
- the flgG gene encoding flagellar basal-body rod protein FlgG, producing MLRSLHTAATGMISQQTQIDVTSNNIANVNTAGYKKSRAEFADLMYQVMKYAGTSTSATTLSPSGMEVGLGVRPSAITKVFTEGYLKSTSTDSLDMAIEGNGFFQIQLPDGTTAYTRNGQFTRDNEGNIVNADGYRLIPEMTIPEGATAINVAKDGTVSVMLAGEQEETQIGQVELVQFINPAGLHAMGDNLFLETGASGAPVAGIAGEDGLGQIRHGWIESSNVQLVEEMTDLITGQRAYEANSKAITTSDEMLSTVNQLKR from the coding sequence ATGTTAAGATCTTTACATACAGCAGCAACAGGGATGATTTCTCAGCAAACACAAATCGATGTAACTTCAAATAATATTGCCAATGTTAATACTGCAGGTTATAAAAAATCAAGAGCTGAATTTGCGGATTTAATGTATCAGGTGATGAAGTATGCTGGCACTTCAACTTCAGCCACCACACTTTCGCCTTCAGGTATGGAAGTAGGGCTTGGAGTAAGACCTTCGGCTATTACAAAAGTTTTTACTGAGGGTTATTTAAAATCTACGAGCACGGATAGTCTTGATATGGCTATTGAAGGCAATGGTTTTTTTCAAATTCAGCTTCCTGATGGCACAACCGCTTATACTAGAAACGGGCAATTTACAAGGGATAATGAAGGAAATATCGTTAATGCTGATGGTTATAGGCTTATACCTGAGATGACTATCCCAGAAGGGGCAACGGCGATAAATGTTGCAAAAGATGGAACAGTTTCTGTAATGCTTGCAGGCGAACAAGAAGAAACGCAGATTGGGCAAGTTGAGCTTGTGCAATTTATCAACCCAGCAGGACTTCATGCAATGGGGGATAATTTATTTTTAGAAACAGGGGCAAGTGGAGCGCCGGTTGCTGGTATAGCAGGCGAAGATGGCTTGGGACAAATCAGACATGGTTGGATTGAGTCTTCAAATGTGCAATTGGTTGAAGAAATGACAGATCTTATCACTGGGCAAAGAGCTTATGAGGCAAATTCAAAAGCTATTACTACAAGTGATGAAATGCTTTCAACTGTAAACCAGCTTAAACGATAA
- a CDS encoding flagellar hook-basal body protein translates to MQNGYYQATGGMVTQFNRLDVITNNLANVNTSGFKKDDVVIADFKRIFKETQDELPIQNHTRDASRFANSTIDRVPQVSEVYTDFSVGNLKMTNNPLDFAMTREDTFFLVKTSNGEVRLTQDGNFQLDDEGFLVNKQGYRVLSSDYFNNPEQDGIRIDVNAVHINSDSNGNISVDGVDNARMFIAQVDDIRALQKEGDNVYRIDDLTRIRDLDTSRAIKQGFSQGSNVNAVTEMVGLIEANRLVDMYQKVMTSHMDDLNQDAINKLASVK, encoded by the coding sequence ATGCAAAATGGATATTATCAAGCCACTGGCGGTATGGTAACCCAATTTAACCGTCTTGATGTTATTACAAATAATTTAGCTAATGTCAATACTAGTGGTTTTAAAAAAGATGATGTGGTTATTGCAGATTTTAAAAGGATTTTTAAAGAAACTCAGGATGAGTTACCTATACAAAATCACACACGCGATGCATCAAGATTTGCAAATTCAACCATAGATCGCGTTCCGCAAGTGAGTGAAGTTTATACAGACTTTAGTGTGGGAAATCTTAAAATGACAAATAATCCTTTAGATTTTGCTATGACTAGAGAGGATACTTTTTTTCTTGTTAAAACGAGTAACGGAGAAGTAAGACTTACTCAAGATGGGAATTTTCAACTTGATGATGAGGGTTTTTTGGTTAATAAGCAAGGTTATAGAGTTTTAAGCAGTGATTATTTTAATAATCCTGAGCAAGATGGCATTAGAATTGATGTAAATGCTGTACATATTAATAGCGACTCAAATGGAAATATTTCCGTTGATGGTGTAGATAATGCAAGAATGTTTATAGCGCAAGTTGATGATATTCGTGCTTTGCAAAAAGAAGGGGATAATGTTTATCGTATAGATGATTTGACTAGAATTCGCGATCTTGATACTTCAAGAGCGATAAAACAAGGTTTTTCTCAAGGTTCAAATGTCAATGCAGTAACCGAAATGGTAGGGCTTATCGAGGCTAATCGTTTGGTGGATATGTATCAAAAAGTGATGACTTCTCATATGGATGATTTAAACCAAGATGCGATTAATAAACTCGCAAGTGTGAAATAA